Proteins from one Malania oleifera isolate guangnan ecotype guangnan chromosome 4, ASM2987363v1, whole genome shotgun sequence genomic window:
- the LOC131153142 gene encoding probable serine/threonine-protein kinase PBL7: MEMNTTAAPTRPPSLTANNHTNKQNHHHAQSQPLQHHHHSLLPFNFILLFIIPILSIILLAAIFCVVLMVRRPKSSQTNGSGKRKTNINNTNCEPIAHSTTNFGSSPDVKSGCLYSGNSGCVPTIKFRGVQVLTYKELVVATNKFSEANVIANGGFGVVYRGILRDGTLAAIKVLHREGKQAERAFRMEVDLLSHLHSPYLVEFLGYCADQHHRLLIFEFMPNGNLQKHLHPHNNQQQPLNWGTRLRIALDCARALEFLHEHSVPSVIHRDFKCTNILLDQNFRAKVSGLGLAKTGSEKINSQISTHVLGTTAYPAPEYASTGKLTTKSDVYSYGVVLLELLTGRVPIDNKRPTGEHVLVSWALPRLTNREHVVQMVDPALQGQYSKKDLIQVAAIAAVCLQPEADYRPLMTDVAQSLIPLVKNLSSICPSTSSRFLNQIVSHRC; encoded by the exons ATGGAAATGAACACCACTGCTGCTCCTACAAGACCACCTAGTCTTACTGCAAACAACCATACAAACAAGCAGAACCACCACCATGCCCAGTCTCAACCCCTTCAACACCACCACCATAGCCTTCTCCCCTTCAACTTCATTCTCTTATTCATCATTCCCATCCTCTCCATCATCCTTCTGGCTGCCATATTCTGCGTCGTACTAATGGTTCGACGCCCAAAATCCAGCCAAACCAATGGCAGTGGAAAACGCAAGACCAACATCAACAACACAAACTGCGAGCCCATTGCTCATAGCACGACAAATTTTGGTTCAAGCCCAG ATGTGAAGAGTGGGTGCCTTTACAGTGGGAACTCAGGATGTGTGCCAACTATTAAATTTAGAGGGGTCCAAGTACTCACCTACAAGGAGCTCGTGGTGGCCACAAATAAATTTAGTGAAGCAAATGTGATAGCCAATGGAGGGTTTGGAGTGGTTTATAGAGGGATCCTGAGAGATGGGACATTGGCAGCAATTAAGGTGTTACACAGGGAAGGTAAGCAAGCAGAGAGGGCCTTCAGGATGGAG GTGGATCTACTAAGCCATTTGCACTCTCCTTACCTAGTGGAGTTTCTTGGCTACTGTGCAGACCAACACCACAGGCTTCTAATATTTGAATTCATGCCTAATGGGAATCTCCAGAAACATCTCCATCCCCACAACAATCAACAGCAGCCACTGAACTGGGGAACTCGATTGAGAATAGCCCTCGACTGCGCTAGAGCCCTCGAGTTCCTCCACGAGCACTCCGTCCCATCGGTCATCCACCGTGATTTCAAATGTACCAATATCCTGCTTGATCAAAATTTTAGAGCCAAGGTTTCAGGTTTGGGCTTGGCCAAGACAGGCTCGGAGAAGATCAACAGTCAGATATCAACCCATGTGCTGGGGACCACTGCATATCCAGCACCCGA GTATGCTTCAACTGGTAAACTTACTACAAAGTCAGATGTGTACAGCTACGGTGTGGTTCTTCTGGAGCTCTTAACAGGCCGTGTCCCAATCGACAACAAGCGACCAACTGGAGAACATGTCCTTGTCTCTTGG GCTCTCCCAAGGTTAACCAACAGAGAACATGTAGTACAAATGGTTGACCCAGCTCTACAAGGCCAGTACTCAAAGAAGGACCTGATTCAG GTGGCCGCTATCGCAGCTGTGTGTTTGCAGCCAGAAGCGGATTACCGGCCTCTGATGACAGATGTTGCGCAGTCCCTGATCCCCCTGGTCAAGAACCTTTCTTCTATTTGTCCCTCTACTTCCTCCAGATTTCTAAATCAAATTGTAAGCCACAGGTGTTAG